The Diceros bicornis minor isolate mBicDic1 chromosome 14, mDicBic1.mat.cur, whole genome shotgun sequence genome segment CACCTTCGCAAACCTGATAGAAGAAGACAAGGTCGTTCCCATCCTCACAGGTCGTCATGgtcttaaaaaagaataaaaggagatAGTGTGTCATCAATCACTCTGCTTCCTGTTCCACAACCCTTGGCCAATCCCTTTGAggagtgagaaaagaaaagggacatGGTCCCTATGCTCAGGGAGCCCCTGTTCTGATGGAGGAGCCTGTCCCCTGCTGCTCTGGAAAACACTCAGTCTAGGGGCCTTTAGGGGGCTAGATTGGTTTCCTCACCAAATACTGCACAAGGGGCCCCTGtggcagcagctgtagctgaacGAGGCTCAGAAAGTTGGTGGCCACAAAGATGTGGGGGCATGTGGGTCCAAGCGCTAGCCAGTGTCGGAGCACAGCAGCCAGAAGTGCAAGCCCATCCACCTGTGCAGGGGCAAGGGTGAGGGTGTGGAACCATGGGTGCCCCCATATGCCCCTCTCCACCTGCCCTGGCCTCTCTCCATCTCCTACTCTGTTGCTTTTCTGCCCACACACCCCTATTCTTTTCCTGAGGCCCAGCCTCACCCGCATCCTCcttcatcctcctccattttcccCTCCTTAGTTCCTCATTAGGTTCTCCCCTCACCGTGTTGGTTCCCTTTCCGAATTCATCAATAAGGACCAGAGACCGCTCAGTGGCATTGTTCACGGCTTTCGCCACCTGCTGGGCACCAGGTGGACAGGGAGAGTTTCATTAGCATTCAAGACCTGTAACGCACTGACCACAGTCTgcctgtgaataaagctgcttgtATATGTGTCCACTCTACTGGActgcaagttgtttttttttttttggctcgaggaagattagccctgacctaacatccatgccagtcttcctccatcttgtatgtgggtcgccaccacagcatggctgacaagtggtgtaggtccgtgcctgggatatGAATCCGcgaatccaggccaccaaagcggagcacgccaaacttaaccactatgccacagggccagccttggACTGCAAGTTCTTTAATGGCGAGGCACATGTTGTGTTCATCCTTTCATTGCAAACAATGCCTCGCACAAAGTGAGGGTTCAATAAAGGTTCACATTATTGATTCTCCGGGTCTCTGAGACCCGGAGATTCTCTGGGTGCTCCCTGTCCCTACAGTAGAGGGCATGTGGCAGAAGGAATGTTTCAGGGGTAGAGTTCCTTCCCCATTATGCCCGTCCCCCAACCCCACCTCCCTGCGCTCCCTTTGACCTGGTTGAGGTCGATCATGAAGGTGGAGAGGCCAAGGGAGATGGATTCGCAGCTATGAATTCGGGTGAAGATGGCGTCTACTGCCCCGATTTCGGCTTCCTCTGCTGGCACAAAGCTGCCCACCAGGGCCATAAATGTGATCAAGCCTACCTGAATAGGGGAGGAGACAGGGCCTGGGGCATGGTGGTGTAGGCCAAGGTGAAGGTGAGGCTAAACTGAGGGGTGAATGATAGATCAAGGAGGGATGGACACAGTTTAATAGAAGATCGTAGCCCCTTCTGCTCATTTAGAATCAGTAAAGAAGGATGGGGAGTGGACAGAGGCACACTTGAGAATGGCATGAACCTATTcagaggtggaggaagggaaTTCAGGCTTACGGAAAGATCTATTAGTGCATGGCTCTCCCTCAAGTAGAGAATGAGAACATGTGAGGTAGAGGATCAGGGTGTGTGGGCTTTGGTCTTTTCATGACAGGTGGGGTCAGAACACAGTGGGGAGAAGAACTGTAGGGAGCTGGGTTGGCTGGCAGGTGGGGGATGGAGACAATGAAGAAGACTCCAGAGGCCTAGTTTGTAGGGATTCTCCTCACCTGTTTGAGGTATATGCTCTTCCCTGAGGAGTTAGGTCCAGTGATGACTTTGACCCTCCCTTTGTCCCCACCGCATTCTGTGGAGTTGGGCACGAAGGTTCGGGCACAGAGTTCCATCAGAGGATGTCTGCAGTGGAGAGGTACCTCGCACATAGCCTATGGATCCAGATGGATGAACCCCCCAGAAGATGGGGACTTCAGGCCCCTTGTATCTATGCCTCCACCCGCTTCTGTTCTCACCTGCCATTCTGGATTCGTACCCCAAGGAGTCGTGGGGAGTAACAGGGCCTTGAGTAACCATAGTCTCGGGCAGCACTGGCAAGAGACAGCAGGACGTCCAGGCGGGAGGCAAGGTCCAACACTCGGGTCAAGACAGCTGCCCGTGCCAGCACCTGACACTGCAGCTGATACATCAGCAGGGTCTCTTGGTCTGGGGGTaggtgagggagggagctgggggtcAGCTTCAGGGGAAAgtgaaggagagacagagacgcCAGCAGAGGGACCTGGAAACAGGCTTGCAGATACAATCTGAGACACCCAGAGACATTCAGAGAAGATGGAGAGTCAGAGTAGAGAACCAGGAAGAAAAGGAGCCTGTCGGAATCACCTCCAAGCTGCTCGCTCCCCTCCAGCCTTTTGCTTCTCACCCCGGATGTCGCAGTGCAGGTCCCCCAGCAATGCATCCAGCTCCTTGGTTCGAGCACTACGATAGTGCAGCTTCTCCTCTGAGAGAAACTAGGTACAAGGTTCAAGTTGTGGGCTTTGCATCTCTTGGTCCTCATCCTCTCCAACCTTTCTaaccccacctccagcccccaccctgacTTCTTTCTCCTCTGTCTCAGAGCTGGTAAAGATCAAAGTAAAACTACAGGAGAAAGATCCCATATTGGGCAGTGCTGACAGGGTAAGACCCTCCCTCAGCTGCTGATTCATTTTCCTTATCACTCCCCTGCAGAGGTCGAAGGTCTTACCATGAAGTCCAGTCCCTCGATCTCAAAGTCACTGGCCTCCACCATGGAAGGCAGGCGGGGAATAGAAAGAAGGAAGCCGATCTGGGGAAAGTAAAAAGGAGATAAAGCAGAGAGTAACATACTGGGCACTTTCTCTCCCTCAAGGAAGCCAGAGACCCCTGTATCCCCCCGGGCTTCCCTCAGGGGGCCAAAGCCACCAAAACAGCCACCGAGTTCTTCAGACTTCTCCAGAAGTTCTCTTATCtaccattgtgttcttcataagCCTAATACCTCTCCTAAAAACCTCTGGAGGTTACACCCACCCTCATGCCCTCACCAGAGGGATGTAGATGACACTGCATGACGGAATACGGGAGTCCAGATTCTCCAGCTCCTTCCGAGCCACCTCAGTGAGGAAACCGGGAAGCCCCATCAGCCTTCGTTTTTCTAGGAGGGTAGAAGACATGTTGATATCAAAAGTAATGATTGCTCCTCCCCTGATTGCTATGATTATCCCCACTTGTAGTGACCACCTACCAAGGATGGTACCCCATCACTAGGCAGGCTCATGTTTTGGGGCTCACAGGCCCATCTGCACACTCAACACTCACTCTCATCAATTTCAGGATCTATGTTGGGAAGGACTGTGAAGCGATTTTCAGCAAGACTGCCCTCAAAGTCCACCTGAGGAGACAAGAAGTCCAGTTGCTTATCACCCAGCACTATCTCTTGGTCCTGTTCCTCACCTCTACTTGGGCCCCAATTCTCCCTGCAATCCctgcattaaccctaaccctccaAGCACATCCCTGGTGTTCTGCCACCTGCTTTCACCATTCCATCTTTAGTCATCCAACTGACCTCAGTGTCTCCCATGGTTCCCCATCTTCCACACCACATCCCCCAGAGCCCAGTCCCTCTCGATCTCTCTCCCCTAGTTCTCCAGGTGCTCTGCCTCTTTCCTTCCACTCACCACTTTCCCAATGAGGCTGGCAATGTGGTGCAAGTCATCAGAGAACTCTTGGGAAATGTCCCGAAAGAGCTGGATAGACTGGGGCAGGGAGCGGCAGGCATCTCTCAGGCCCAGGGCACTGTACACAGTCTGTAGGAGAAACAGACAGAGGAAGGTGGCCCACACCCAGGCCAGGCTGTGGTGAGGGAACAGGGATGGACTGAGAAGAACAAAGACCAACAGGGAAAAACACaatcacaaaaacaaaagatCTCAAAGGCAACAAAGAAATAGTGAGAGAGGAAATGGCATCTTAAAATTCTGTGCcagcggccccgtggcttagcagttaagtgcgcgcactccgctatttattggcggcctgggttcggatcccgggtgcgcaccgacacactgcttctccagccatgctgaggccgcgtcccacatacagcaactagaaggatgtgcaactatgacatacaactatctactggggctttggggagagggaaaaaaggaggaggattggcaatagatgttagctcagatccggtcttgctcagcaaaaagaggattagcacggatgttagctcagggctgatcttcctcacacacacacacaaaaaaattctgtgccaggcactgcactaaaCAGTGAGGCTTCAAAGACAACTAAGATATGGTCCCTGTCCCAGATGAGCTCATGGTCTAGTGAAGCAGACAGAAATACACCcagaagctttaaaaataaagtgatagGTGCTTTGATAGAGGTTTGTACAAACTCCCAAGAGAGGGGTTTGTATAGAGcaaggagaaagggaaagagggacATGAAAGGCAGAGAAGTAAATgagcagaagggcaaggaaagcACTGGGCTAAGAGAgaacaggaagaaaggaagggtgaGCATCATTGAGAGTTAATTCCCCAGGGTAAAGGTCAGTGACCTAAGGTGGCCACTCTAACCATGGATTAGACTGAGTGGACACACGCAATCCATAGGACATTTACGGAGCCTTACTCTGTGGCAGAggatatatacagtatataaaaCAAAGGGCTTATAATCTAGCCATTACGGAAACAAACAAGCAGCAAAAACAATGACTACGCACAAAACAGATTGACCAAGTTGTGGAACTGACTAAAATTACTAAGGAAGTTCTGAGAATGGGCTAACATGGGCTAAAATAGCTGGGGATATTTttgcagagaaaaggaaagaagctgGGTCTCGAACAAGGCTATTCAAAAAGAAGGAGGGTATTCTGGGTGAGGGGGAGAGCATGGGCAAATGAACAGAAGTAGAAATAAGAACTAACACTTACTGAATgctcactaagtgccaggcaacGTTCTAAACTTTTTACATGTGTTAATTTCATTCATTCCTCAAAATAATCCTAGGAGATAGGGACTAgcacttatctccattttacagatgagcaacctAAAGCACAAAGAGGTAATATAACTGGCTCAAGGTCTCACAGAGAAAGCAGAtggaagagctgggatttgaacccagatgtcTAACTTTTAACCACCATGCTGTACTGAGCAGGAACACAGTGGGTCTCCCAGAGAGAGTGCTTAAATGCAGAGCCTGGCCTGGCTGAAGCAGACGATAAACATTAAGTAGTCAGAAGGGGATATACAAAGAGTCACACACATCTGCTCAtgttaaaagaaaacacataaaCGCTACTTTATATGTTAAGTAAATATCTGTAGATAATGAGAACCAGATTTTTCACTGTCAGAGAAAGAggttacaaatgaggaaagaagGAAGTCTAGAGTGAACTCTGTGGTATTGGATTGGAATCAGAGGTATGAGTATGAACTCATGGGTTCTTTAATATACAGATAGATTCAGGAACATAGATGTGTATGCATGGgttagtatacatacatatatttcctagttCTGTTGGTGGTGAGGGTCTAGAAGTGATAGATACCTCAGTAGCAATAACCACATCTAGGTACACCTTGTCACCCAGGGAGCAGGGAAGCTATCATAGTCTACTGGCATCATGTTTAAAGGACTCAGAAGCCAATATGAAGAGGCTCCCATTGCCAAAGATGGAATAATTTGGACATGTATAAAGATTAAAAATGCAGTGGACTGAAACACCTATAAATCTATGAGTCTGTAAtgatattaaaacaacaaaaaactcattGGCTACTTTAGAGGATATTAGGGAACTAATTTATTGTATGCTGACAGCTGGTAAATAAAGGGGAGGGGGATATCAAGCAATTTTCTGTGATACGAACTCTATCACTGGATAACCAAAGAGCAGATGAAAGGAAGTTTCTCTTTAAAGAAACATTCTggctaataaattaaaaaagaatgacaGAATTAGAATAATACTACTTTGCAGTCCCTAAAGAACTAACGGACTTAGGTATTAAACATCAAAGGCAGCTAACATCACAAAAGGAGAGACAGATGTATCAGACATA includes the following:
- the MSH5 gene encoding mutS protein homolog 5 isoform X4; its protein translation is MTCFLGKLASQEHREPKRPEIIFLPSVDFGLEISKQRLLSGNYSFIPDSMTTTEKILFLSSIIPFDCLLTVRALGGLLKFLGRRRIGVELEDYNVSVPILGFKKFVLTHLVSIDQDTYSVLQIFKSESHPSVYKVASGLKEGLSLFGILNRCRCKWGEKLLRLWFTRPTQDLGELNSRLDVIQFFLLPQNLDMAQMLHRLLGHIKNVPLILKRMKLSHTKVSDWHVLYKTVYSALGLRDACRSLPQSIQLFRDISQEFSDDLHHIASLIGKVVDFEGSLAENRFTVLPNIDPEIDEKKRRLMGLPGFLTEVARKELENLDSRIPSCSVIYIPLIGFLLSIPRLPSMVEASDFEIEGLDFMFLSEEKLHYRSARTKELDALLGDLHCDIRDQETLLMYQLQCQVLARAAVLTRVLDLASRLDVLLSLASAARDYGYSRPCYSPRLLGVRIQNGRHPLMELCARTFVPNSTECGGDKGRVKVITGPNSSGKSIYLKQVGLITFMALVGSFVPAEEAEIGAVDAIFTRIHSCESISLGLSTFMIDLNQVAKAVNNATERSLVLIDEFGKGTNTVDGLALLAAVLRHWLALGPTCPHIFVATNFLSLVQLQLLPQGPLVQYLTMTTCEDGNDLVFFYQVCEGVATASHASHTAAQAGLPDKLIARGKEVSDLICSGKSIKPVKELLKEKQMENCHILVDKFLKLDLEDPNLDLDIFMSREVLPAATAIL